One region of Aureibacillus halotolerans genomic DNA includes:
- a CDS encoding FMN-binding glutamate synthase family protein: protein MHTLSVILIVLAIIFVICIAVPVVFAIILIAKDEKQTEHSILRNYPLLGKMRYIIEKVGPELRQYLFHNDNEAKPFSRREIKTTYISAKYHSRLLGFGSQRDFSLPGFYIKNAFFPTQREEIEVDNENNISSKLYKIDKDNLFRRSEHREDADIAPFLLREEDAIVIGEQTCRQPFRVRGFIGQSAMSYGALGDRAITALSTGLGLAQGTWMNTGEGGLSPHHLKGGADLICQIGPGLFSYRTKEGEFSWEDFTKISKLPNVKAFELKLAQGAKTRGGHVDGAKVTPEIAAIRNLEPWESVDSPNRFNEFSSIEEMFAFIEKLREVGGKPVGIKIVVGHTEDIEELAKHMAQTGKGPDFITVDGAEGGTGASFQELADATGLPLTYALPTLHMMLKRYNVRDRVKLFASGKLITADKVAFALCLGADLVNIARGFMFSVGCIQAQVCHTNHCPVGVASTDPHLQKALIVEEKAFRVCNYVLSLREGVFNLAAAAGVKNPTQLNEHHIAYRDGNGNMTTGEEFFKSGVKATSF, encoded by the coding sequence ATGCATACACTTTCAGTCATTCTCATTGTTTTAGCTATTATTTTTGTTATTTGCATTGCCGTTCCAGTCGTTTTTGCCATCATCCTTATCGCAAAAGATGAGAAACAAACAGAGCATTCTATCCTTCGTAACTATCCATTATTAGGGAAGATGAGATATATTATTGAGAAGGTTGGTCCTGAGCTTCGGCAGTATTTATTTCATAATGACAATGAAGCAAAACCTTTTTCCAGAAGAGAAATCAAAACAACCTATATTTCCGCAAAATACCATTCAAGGTTGCTTGGCTTTGGTTCACAGAGGGACTTTTCCTTACCTGGGTTTTATATTAAAAATGCATTTTTCCCTACGCAACGAGAAGAGATCGAAGTTGACAATGAGAACAACATCTCATCAAAACTTTATAAAATTGATAAAGACAACCTTTTCCGCCGCAGTGAGCACCGAGAAGACGCTGATATCGCGCCATTTCTTTTACGTGAAGAAGACGCGATCGTCATTGGAGAGCAGACATGTCGTCAGCCTTTTAGGGTACGAGGATTTATCGGGCAATCTGCAATGAGCTACGGAGCCCTTGGCGACAGAGCCATTACGGCATTGTCAACAGGCCTCGGACTCGCTCAAGGCACGTGGATGAACACTGGAGAAGGTGGTCTCTCCCCCCACCATTTAAAAGGCGGGGCAGACTTGATTTGCCAAATTGGTCCAGGGTTGTTTAGCTATCGTACGAAAGAAGGCGAGTTCTCGTGGGAGGATTTCACCAAAATCAGCAAGCTGCCAAATGTAAAAGCATTTGAACTTAAGCTCGCTCAAGGGGCAAAAACAAGAGGCGGACATGTTGATGGAGCGAAAGTTACCCCAGAAATTGCCGCTATTCGAAATCTAGAGCCATGGGAATCTGTCGATAGCCCCAACCGGTTTAATGAGTTTAGTTCAATTGAGGAGATGTTTGCTTTTATAGAGAAGCTCAGAGAGGTCGGGGGAAAGCCAGTAGGCATAAAAATCGTCGTTGGTCATACCGAAGACATTGAAGAATTGGCAAAACATATGGCTCAAACGGGGAAGGGGCCTGATTTTATTACTGTTGACGGCGCAGAAGGTGGTACCGGAGCGTCGTTTCAGGAACTCGCAGACGCAACTGGCCTTCCACTTACGTATGCCCTGCCAACCTTGCATATGATGCTTAAACGATACAATGTCAGAGACCGCGTCAAACTATTCGCCTCAGGAAAATTAATTACGGCAGATAAAGTTGCCTTTGCCCTTTGCTTAGGTGCGGATCTCGTCAATATCGCACGTGGTTTTATGTTTTCTGTTGGTTGTATTCAGGCGCAGGTATGTCATACGAACCACTGCCCTGTCGGGGTCGCCTCAACAGATCCTCACCTTCAAAAAGCGTTAATCGTTGAGGAAAAAGCGTTTCGTGTCTGCAATTACGTCCTTTCTTTACGTGAAGGCGTTTTTAATCTTGCTGCCGCAGCAGGCGTTAAAAATCCGACACAGTTAAATGAACACCATATTGCTTATCGAGACGGAAACGGAAATATGACGACCGGCGAAGAATTTTTTAAGAGCGGCGTTAAAGCTACTTCGTTCTAA
- a CDS encoding ABC transporter ATP-binding protein, whose product MFLQLSHINQHFHIDQQTKFTALSDINLSIDEGEFISLLGPSGCGKSTLLSIIAGLLPASDGTILLDGQSISKPGPDRGVVFQQPALFPWMTVLDNVRFPLRKKHSKTEQTVIADKFLKMVHLSKFKERYPHELSGGMQQRVAIARTLAMDPKLLLMDEPFGALDEQTRMHLHDQLEGIWSETKKTIVFVTHSVSEAIQLSDRVVVMGTQPGRILTEFPVDLPRPRRNKQDLVPLEERVLALLSEEIRKVKEEEYQV is encoded by the coding sequence ATGTTTCTACAGCTATCTCATATAAATCAACATTTTCATATCGATCAGCAGACAAAATTCACGGCATTGTCTGACATCAATTTATCCATTGACGAGGGCGAATTTATTTCGTTGCTTGGTCCTTCTGGTTGTGGGAAATCAACGCTCCTTTCCATCATTGCTGGTCTCCTACCAGCCAGTGACGGCACTATCTTATTGGATGGTCAGTCCATTTCCAAACCTGGACCAGACCGAGGCGTTGTCTTTCAACAACCTGCTCTATTCCCATGGATGACGGTTCTTGATAATGTTCGGTTCCCTCTGCGAAAAAAGCACAGCAAAACAGAACAGACTGTAATTGCAGATAAATTTCTAAAGATGGTTCACTTGAGTAAATTCAAAGAACGATATCCTCATGAGCTTTCTGGAGGAATGCAGCAACGGGTCGCTATCGCTCGAACATTAGCAATGGACCCAAAGTTGTTGCTTATGGATGAACCGTTTGGGGCGTTGGATGAACAAACTCGCATGCATTTGCATGATCAACTGGAGGGGATTTGGAGTGAAACAAAGAAAACGATTGTTTTCGTTACCCACTCCGTATCCGAGGCTATTCAGCTTTCCGATCGCGTTGTGGTCATGGGGACGCAGCCTGGACGAATTCTTACAGAGTTTCCTGTTGATTTGCCTCGTCCAAGAAGAAACAAGCAGGATTTAGTGCCGCTTGAAGAGCGCGTGCTTGCATTATTGTCTGAAGAAATTCGAAAAGTCAAAGAAGAGGAATATCAAGTATGA
- a CDS encoding ABC transporter permease, whose product MKVFVKRLAFYIVLIGIWQLVALQINIQSQFPEPLAVASALYEGFLDGSLPQAILQSFKHLIVGLAISVFLGTSLGVLLAKSKTADDTLGSMILALQSVPGIVWVPLALLWFGFSSSAIIFVIVIGGTFVMAMNMRVGMMNVPPLYVQAAKTMGSSGLDLFFKVMIPSSVPYAVTGLKLAWAFGWRGLMAGEMLGGIGGGLGYTLQFASDFAQPQVVFAVIIIIGVIGACVDQFILQKIERSVLRRWGLSKNI is encoded by the coding sequence ATGAAAGTCTTTGTAAAACGTCTTGCATTTTATATTGTACTCATTGGTATTTGGCAGCTCGTTGCATTGCAAATTAACATCCAAAGTCAATTTCCTGAACCGCTCGCTGTGGCATCTGCGCTGTATGAAGGCTTTTTGGATGGCTCGCTGCCACAAGCCATTTTGCAAAGCTTTAAGCATCTCATTGTCGGTCTCGCCATTTCCGTCTTCCTCGGCACAAGCCTTGGTGTTTTATTGGCAAAATCAAAGACAGCCGACGACACATTGGGCTCAATGATCTTGGCCTTACAAAGTGTTCCCGGCATTGTCTGGGTGCCGCTTGCCCTTTTATGGTTTGGATTCAGTAGCTCGGCCATTATTTTTGTCATCGTCATTGGTGGAACGTTTGTTATGGCGATGAACATGCGTGTCGGAATGATGAATGTCCCCCCACTTTATGTGCAGGCAGCCAAAACAATGGGCTCCTCGGGCCTTGATCTTTTCTTTAAAGTCATGATTCCTTCCTCTGTGCCTTATGCTGTCACTGGCCTAAAGCTCGCCTGGGCATTTGGTTGGCGGGGATTGATGGCAGGAGAAATGCTTGGTGGAATTGGAGGAGGATTAGGGTACACCCTTCAATTCGCCAGTGATTTTGCGCAACCCCAAGTCGTTTTTGCTGTCATCATTATCATAGGGGTGATCGGGGCTTGTGTGGACCAATTTATTTTACAAAAAATTGAACGCTCGGTGTTGCGGCGCTGGGGTTTATCAAAAAACATATAA